The DNA window CACATCGGCAACGTTCAGTAGTGATCCACCGCCCGCAGATTGACGCGCTGTTCCGGATCCACCCGTGAAGTTTCCCGAAATGATGATCACGTTTGTGCCCATACTGCTGATCTGGTCATCGACGATCTTCTTTGCGCCCTGACCGATGGCGAGCATGGTGATCACCGCTGCCACGCCGATGATGATGCCAAGCATCGTGAGAAAGGTTCTGGTCTTGTTTCTGCCCAGGGATTTGACAGCTATTCTGATGATGCCAAATATCGACATGCTTTACTCCTCGGCGTCCAGGATGGGTAGTTTTTTCAGATCGGCAATGGCGTCCCGTTTCTGGGTATTTGGTATGTCTTCGACGATGCATCCGTCACGGAAAGTGATCAGGCGATCGGCATATCCGGAGATGTCATGTTCGTGAGTGACCAGGATGATAGTCTTGCCGAGGCGGTGCAACTGTTGAAAGACGGCCATGATTTCGATGCTGGTGCGGGAGTCGAGATTGCCGGTGGGTTCGTCTGCCAATACGAAGACGGGGTCGTTGACGATGGCGCGGGCGATGGCGACGCGTTGTTGCTGCCCGCCGGAAAGCTGATTGGGAAAGTGTCTTGACCTATCTGACAAGCCTACGGTTTTCAAAGCTTCAAGAGATTTTTCGTGCCGTTGGCGCAGGCTCAGGTCATGAGTGTACAGTAGCGGGAGTTCCACGTTTTCCAATGCCGTCGTACGTGGTAGAAGATAAAAGGACTGAAACACATAGCCGATCTTTTCGTTTCGAATCTTTGTGAGAGCGGTGTCGTCCATGCTGTGAACGTCTATTCCGTCAAGCTGATAGTTGCCGGTGGAGGGTTTGTCCAAACAGCCCAAAAGATTCATAAATGTGGTCTTACCAGAACCGCTGGCGCCCATGATGGCAATGAATTCGCCGTGGTCGATGCAAGTATCGATCCCGCGCAAGGCATGCACGTGGATTTCGCCCAT is part of the Candidatus Cloacimonadaceae bacterium genome and encodes:
- a CDS encoding ABC transporter ATP-binding protein, coding for MAECRLISTQKLTKTYQMGEIHVHALRGIDTCIDHGEFIAIMGASGSGKTTFMNLLGCLDKPSTGNYQLDGIDVHSMDDTALTKIRNEKIGYVFQSFYLLPRTTALENVELPLLYTHDLSLRQRHEKSLEALKTVGLSDRSRHFPNQLSGGQQQRVAIARAIVNDPVFVLADEPTGNLDSRTSIEIMAVFQQLHRLGKTIILVTHEHDISGYADRLITFRDGCIVEDIPNTQKRDAIADLKKLPILDAEE